The genomic window CACCTAAGCAGTCCAACGCTAGGCAACACTGGATAACTCTCTCCTCCTTGTGGTCGAATGTCGGCAAGTAGGTGGCCCACCTGAACGAATACAATATACACATGTATAAATTGCTAATGACCTAGTTAACAGGTAGaaccataataaaaaaaagttacagTTCAAGTCTAACTGTACAGATATGTATACCCGGAAGCCAATGGGAAGGAATAGGTGTCGAATCCCTGCGGCCTGAGGCTAGAAAACTGCCAGAAAATCCATGACTGCAGTAGCTGCAGGGGGCCTGCCAAGTTTGTCACGTTTCTGTTGGCCACCTGACACATGCAACGATATAGCCAAGCCAACGCTGCCGACCCCCAACTATAACTGCCCATATCATCAAGCCTCGCCACAAAGGGCAACCACTGTATATGAACCCGATTTCCACTCTTGTCACCGAACAACTGAGTGGAAAGCAGTATCATAATATAAGCCCGTGCATATATGCGTACGGTCTTCTCCGTAGCATCATCCGGCAGCACCTTGAACCTCTCATGAAACCAGGTGAAGTGGACTGTATACTGCTTTACCTTATTCTGTGGTGGAAGCTCGCCAAACAATTCCTAAAACCTCTCCCACGCCGGTTTGCCTTCTTCCATAAGCTTCTCAAAATCTGTAAAGCACCCGGATACAGGTAAACCATCCACGGCAGCCCCAGCTGGTATGCTACATCCTGCAGCGTGATAGTGTACTCTCCAAAAGGCATATGAAAGGTATGCGTCTCAGGACGCCATCTCTCGATGAAAGCACTGACTAACGGCTCGTCCAACCAGAACCACCTGGCGTTGAGCCTCGCCAGGTGGTACAAACCAGCCCTCTCCAAATAGGGTACGATCCTGTCATGCAGAGGCATGTTCTGCTGCCTCCGGACACTATAAATACACCTAGTCGGTTGGAGCATGTGACAGAAAAAACCAAACATATAAAAAATCTAACACTAATTTAAAGTAATCTAACACAAAAAATACAATATTAAAGTTTAAACAGGTAACATACCGTTCCTATTTTCTAATCACAAAATTCAATGAAAGGTATAAACGATTCAAGACCTTAATCTAAATTaattaaatactaaattttatgattttaaaataataatttaaatctaaatttaaatatataatctaAATCACAATCATTGGAAAAATATTATACGAAATACATTAACTAAAAATAACTAAACTAACCTCTTCGTTTATGTTGCCAGCAACGTGCGCAACGTCGTTGAGCCTGTAAAGACTGCGTGCCTTCGTCATGGTCCTGACCCGATCTCAACTCAACCAACCcagaattttctctcttttcctctctctagaaaacctctccttctctctctaaaaaactttaTAACCACCACAAATGTAATCCGCGAGACTCCTAAAGCGCATTTATACTAACGCATAAACCGCTAGACTTCTGTCGCAGTTTATGCACACTCGTCATTCACACATAAACCGCGACACTCCTGTCGCGGATTATGCTTACTTTCCTTATAACGTAATTTGCGGCACTCCTATAGCGGATTACGTGTATACGTAAACCGCAGGACTTCTGTTGCGATTTACATAAATTATGAGAAAAATACATTTTGGTATATATTTTGCATTTTGTGTAATCTGATAATATTAGATGTCAGTTTATTTATTATGGTGAATTGCCCTAAAATTAATTTCTTCAATTTTTAAAcctaggaaaaaaaaaaaaaagttgattgtcacttgtCAGCATAGAAAACACAAAACAGCAAGCAACAAGCAGGCGTCTACCAAGAATCCCGAGATCCCCTTCGACCCTGCCGCAAGCAACAGCACAGTGCAACGGAAACACTCACTCCAACCTCATCTTCAATTTCAATGACATTCATCACACCAATAACCCCACATTTGATTCCAtcttaaaaattaacaaaaaatggcGAAAGGTGAAGTCAGCAGCATGAGCCGCACAGTGATTGAGCCACTCTCGCAGTTCGACCTTTCTTCCCATTCACGCGCCACAACCATCCGATCCCTCGCCGTTGCCACGTCACCCTCCGATCCTCAACACGCTTTCCTCTACGTTGGCACCTACTCCggaaccctcttctccctctccacAAATCTCAACAATTCCGCCTCATCCAACGGCTCAGATCACCCCAAGCACAACGGCGGCACCGGTGAGTCCACTTTCTTGCATAAGCTTTCGTTCCAGAGAAGCGTATCTGTCGGCGATTCGCCCGTGGAGTCAATTTTCGTTCTTGTTGAGTTGGGGAAGGTTTTGGTTCTTTCAGAGGGTTCTTTGTTTCTGGTGGATTCGGAGCTGACTAATCACGCGGCGAGGTTGAGTTTTCCGAAAGGGGTTTCGGTGGTTGCGAGGAGGGTGAGGAGTGGTGCTGAGTCTGAGGGTTCCGGTGAACAAGCTAGTAGCagcagtggtggtggtggtcagAGGTTTTTGAAGAGATTGGGGAGTGGAGTTAGGGTAAATGGATTGAGGGTAAATAAGGAAGGGGAGGCCCACGGTGAGGGTAATTCCGTCTTCGCAGTTGTTGCTGGGAAGAGGTTGTTGCTTGTTGAGCTTGTTTTGGGTGGTGGGGGTACCGGCTCTTTggtgattttgaaagagattcaGTTTGTTGATGGTGTTATTAGTACCATGGTGTGGCTTGATGACTCGATTATCGTTGGCACTGCCAATGGTTATAGCTTGATTTCTAGTGTTACCGGACAGAGTGGGGTTATATTCTCCTTGCCGGATGTGTCACGCCCTCCGCGGTTGAAGCTGCTAAGGAAGGAGTGGAGAGTGCTCTTGTTAGTGGACAATGTGGGCATTATTGTTGATCCCCACGGACAGCCGGTGGGTGGTAGTCTGGTGTTTCGTCACGGATTGGACTCCGTGGAAGAGATTTCTTCATATGTGGTGATAGTGAGTGATGGGAAAATTGAGTTGTATCATAAGAGAAGTGGCAGTTGTGTTCAGGTTTTGCCGTTTGGTGGGGAAGGAATCGGGCCTTGTATTGTTGCAAGTGAGGAAGACAGGGGTGGGAAGCTTGTTGCTGTTGCAACTGCTACCAAGGTATGTTCCTTCCAGTGTGGATCTTATGGCACTAGACCTTCATTTGGAATATACTCTctacttttgtttttgtttttgttttataatgtgtggtttttttatttttagctgATATGGTTGGCTTAATTAGTTGCTTGGTTtctgttagattttattatggtTCTGGATTTGTGGATTGATGATAAAATTAAGATAGGCCTTTTGCTTGAAGATGCAGATAATTAAATTGTTTGTAGAGGTGTAGCTCTGTGACTATTTCATGAAAATGACCAAAACTGTTTgagaaatttatttttggaaATACCATGCTCAGGGGAAAATAACTAAAGACTGAAAATGTACAGAACTTCATCCAAGTTATTGTAGAAAATTCAAGTACTCAAAATAGGATAACTTCTGAACTTGTTGCTTTGATTTGGAAAATATAATGATGAATAAAATACTTTAACATTAGAGCTGTTTTAAATTCAGGGTTATGTGGTAAACAATCAAAATCTATTTTTTCGCAATCTTCAGTGGATTACTCAGCTTATCTGTGACTTCTTGTGTATGTATTTGGCTAAAGTGATCTTTCTGCTGCTATACTTACTGCCTACTTATTATTCTACTTGCTATCTCAagtgtgaatgatttcttcattTGGAAAATCTTACTCCATGTAAGGTGACTGTTGTTAACCCTATGTATGTAGTTTACACTGTATAGAATGTGACAGCTTTCACTGACCGCTAGAAATAATTATCATCAGTAGCTGTAAAGCACTTGCAAAATTTGTATTTTGCTAGTCATCCATTTTGATGGAACAAAGCTGTGCCCATGTTTGGATAACATGGTATTCAGTTGAATTTTGATCTGAAACCAATCAACCTTTGTTTGATTCTGAGTTTTATTTAACCTAGGTATAGGATGGATAATACAAATGAAGGTTTATGGCCTCACTTCAATGAAAGGGATAGAAAAAGGACTTGAGTTGAATGACTATATTAAATATTGTATCTGAATTCACTTCTAGTTTATGTGATTGAATTTGGTATAACAAGCTCCAATTGCATCTGATTGAGTTCCATTACTGAACTAACTATGTCTCTTATGGTTTATTTTACTTACTTTAGTCCTAGTTTATTATCTTTGATCTATGTCTATAATTTCAATTTGGATTGATTTTCAAAATGCAAGCAACATGTTTCGTTTAACAGTCACCTATGCACTCTCTCATAGTTATAGCtcattaaagatttttttttttctaatctgtTTCTTAAACTATATTACTAGGTAGTATGCTACCAGAAATTACGTTCTGAAGAACAAATAAAGGATCTGTTGAGGAAGAAGAATTACAAGGGAGCGGTATCCTTAGTGGAGGAGCTTGAGGCTGAAGGTGAAATGCCAAAAGATTTGCTCTCATTTGTTCATGCTCAAGTGGGGTTTCTGTTACTTTTTGACTTGCATTTTGAAGAGGCAGTGGATCACTTTTTGCTCTCAGAGACAATGCAGCCTTCTGAAGTATTCCCATTTATAATGCAAGATCCGAATCGCTGGTCTTTACTGGTACTTTTGTGCACTTCATGCTATGTTATATAATGCTTTCATAAGTTATGTTTCAAAGTTTTGTTGCTTGTTTGTTCTCACTTCTGGGTTCTGTCTGGTCATTTGTTTTACTTTTGAACTCTGTGACATGTCTTGCCAATTTTCATTGAAATTGTTTGCACGTTATTGAACTGGGGATGTCTTACTGTTATAGAAACCATATGCGACTTGTTTGCTTGACAATGACAAATTTTATGTATCTGAggcatatataaatataagaaaagaaaataaacttttTTACGGTTGCCTATTTTAACTTTATGTTTTATATTTTGTAATACATTGGCCTATTTTGTGGAGTTTTAATGTGCTTAATAAATTTCAACTTCATATGCAGGCTTAACTCATAGTTTGCTCTCTTAGGTTTTGTTCTATGCTGTGAAATGTTGCACTTGTTGTTAATGCATATTAATTGGTCAAATGTTTGAAGGTTGTGCTGTATGAATGTGGTACAGAGGTTCAAACTGGCTTTTGTAGGTTCCTAGGAATCGGTATTGGGGTTTGCATCCTCCACCTGCCCCACTTGAAGTTGTAGTAGATGATGGTTTAATGACAATCCAGAGAGCTTCTTTCTTGAGGAAAGCAGGTGTAGAAACAATTGTAGATAATGACCTGTTTCTGAATCCACCGAATAGAGCTGATTTGTTGGAGTCAGCAATCAAGAACATTAGCAGGTTTAAATTCCGTTCAGTTATTTGTTTCAGTTTCCAAATCAGTATGTTGCTGTTGACTGATATTCATCTAGACACCAATGGAAGAGATCCTATACACCTGTTCCTGGGAGTCTGggactcttttcttttttttttttttctttttccggCAGATCATGAGTCATAAGCACTAAGCAGAAAAAGAATCTTTTTGAAATATCtagttttaaatattatactgTTATAGGATCGCTAATTAattatgcacatgaaagctttcTTATATTTGTAATTATATCTTTAGACTTGGTTTCATTAATCATAAGCACATTTGTCAATATTATGTCATTTTGTACAGATATTTGGAGGCTTGTCGAGAAAAGGACCTAACACAATCAGTTAGGGAGGGAGTTGACACGCTATTAATGTATCTTTATAGAGCCCTAAATCGTGTTGAGGACATGGAGCGGCTGGCATCTTCTACAAACTGGTGTGTTGTGGTATGTGCAGATTGTTGTTGGTAATGTTTTGATATTTGCGgaacttttatatatataaggAGGGCCTATTGATAATTTGAAGAGATTTGTATACATCTTATATTGTTCATTAAAGCAATCAAGATCGAGTTGTTGGCTTCATGGATAAGATTTGAGCAGTTAATTTTTCCTTTTCCTATTATGGATTTATTGTGCTGTCCTGTTTTGCATTGCTTAATATAATGGTAATTGCCTGGAAGGCCTGAAAGATGATCTTATGAGATACGTTTCTTGTGCAGGAAGAGTTGGAACAGATGTTGGAAGAGTCTGGGCACCTACGTACACTGGCTTTCCTATGTGCCAGTAAAGGAATGAGCTCAAAAGCTGTTTCTATTTGGCGCATACTAGCAAGAAACTATTCATCTGGCCTCTGGATAGACACTGccttgaataataataataataatatacggGATAGCAGGGAAAACCTTGTTTCTGGCAAGGAGATTGCTGCAGCCGAAGCTGCAAAAATTCTTGAGGAGTCATCTGACCAAGATTTGATTCTACAACATTTAGGATGGGTACAATTGATAAACAGTTGTTAATGCAAATATGTTTTGCTCAATTTCATTATTTAATTAATGATCTGAAACTTTTGGCCTTTTAATTTTAGATTGCCGATATCAGCCAGGTTCTTGCAGTTAAAGTTTTAACATCAGACAGACGAGTAGTCCAACTAAATCCTGGTTTGTCTTGTGATTCTTAAAGAATGCTCACACACATGATTTCACACGATTTATGTAATTTTTACTTTTTGTGCCTTTTGTGTATTATATAATGTGTTTCATTAAGTTTGGAACTACTTGTTTCATTGGTTATTATCATAGAGTGATACTAATTACTGGTGTCTTTATGAGAAAGTGATTGCTGTGATGCCCTCAGCTAAAGCGTTCTCAAATATCAGTGTTAGACACTGGTGCAATAAGTTTTTATTTattgttcattttttttttaatttttttttcttgagaTAATAAAAATTGCTCTCTAGCAAAATACTTCAAATCTAGGGAGTTCTGCAAAGAAGTTCTGTTCTGTTTTCTTTGTTCCATAGTTAAACAGGTTTATTTACTGAGTAggttatattttatatatatatatgaccatTTTTTATCTTGGTTTCTAAAGCAGTGATCTTTATGCTTCTGTTTCTGTTAATTTATTGTATTTCTGAAATCATCAGTCATATGTCATTTCATTTCTTGTTGCAGATGAAGTTGTTACGGCTATTGATCCACAGAAGGTAGAAATCTTACAAAGGTATTCATTGTGGTATCTGCTAGCAGTATGCTTATTATTTCAAACTCATGATAATATGTGAGGATTTTACTATGTTATCTAAGGTTTTCGGTGATATTCTGGCTGAGGATTTTATTATGCTATTGGTGATTCTTTTGTCTTGTTTTAATTTGTCTTATGTTTTTCATGTACATATAATTAAATATAGCAGCTTTTTCATAGTGTTAGAAATAGTTAGATATAATTATATTGTTATTGTACTTGAAGTGTAGGTTAATTATTATTGCATCTCATACAATCACTTAACCATTATAAATCTCATCCACATTTTTATGTCTTTCCTTTCTTTACATCTTTTCCCATACTTTTAAATACGGCATTGGTGCTGTGATGGTGCAGTATCGTCATCCATGATTAGACCCTATCACTCTTTGTGCTTACCATTGTATTTGCTGTATGAATGAATTTATTCAGATTAATAAAATGTGTGGTTATGTGGAATAAACTATTTTACAGTAAATGCAATGGTACAAGTTTTTTGGCTGAAAATCTAATGTATATATGCAGTTTAATATACTCATAAGCTTCAAAATATTGGTTTCGCTTATAAGCTGTTTTTAGCTTAAGGTTATCAGTTTCGATTATAATCTATTCCATTTCTACCAAAACATATTATTTTTAAGGTCTTTACTCTTTTCCCAATGATTCCCAAACACGCTCTAGGTACCTCCAGTTGACCTGATTTCTTTTCATTGTAGGTTTCTCCAGTGGTTGATTGAAGAGCAAGATTGTAATGACACTCAGTTGCACACGTTGTATGCCCTATCGCTTGCTAAATCAGCTATTGAAGCATTTGAGTCTGAAAATCTCGATAGTGGTAATACTGAGAGTACCTCTGGGATATCAATCTTTCAGACTAGTGTAAGAAAAAGACTGCAAGTATTTTTGCAATCGTCTGACTTGTATGATCCAGAAGAAGTTCTTGACTTGATTGAAGGGTCAGAGTTATGGTTAGAAAAGGTAAGTCTTCTAATTGTGTTATCTTAAACTCTGTTTATCTGACTTTGGTTAGTATGTATTTTATACCAAGTTCTTTGTCTGTGATCATTATCATACACTGATTTTATTTATTGAGCTTATATGACACTGGCAGGCTATTCTGTATAGAAGACTGGGGCAGGAGACTTTGGTCCTCCAAATTTTGGCTTTGTGAGTAACCCAGCTAGCTTCAAAATTTTACTTTCTTTCACATGACTCCTCTGAATATTATTAGTATCTGACAAAAGAAGAAATATCATTAACAAGAAGAGAAGGATATTAAATAGATATCTGAGGACCAGGTATcctcaataaaataaataaataaataaaaatacattaaaacGATAGAAGCAACGCTCTCCAGTTTCTCTGTAATTCTCTGGTTAATTTGTGTGACATGCAATAGAACACTTAAATGCAAACAATTACAAGGTGTTAGattggaaaaatattttttatttttcgttttatttatttatattttaaaatattattatgtCTGTTGGCTCATAGGAAGTTGGAAGACAGCGAGGCTGCTGAGGAGTATTGTGCTGAAATTGGCAGACCTGATGCTTACATGCAGTATGTCTCCCTTGAACCCTTTCAAtactttatttatctatttagaaGTTCTTTTGCACATTGTAATGGAATTATGCATTCTTAAATGTGATGATGGCCTCAGGTTGCTTGAAATGTATTTGGATCCACAAGATGGTAAGGAGCCCATGTTTAATGCTGCTGTTCGCCTTCTCCACAATCATGGAGAATCATTGGACCCTTTGCAAGTTTTAGAGGTTTTATATTACTCTATCTTCTCCTGAATACTAAAACCATTTTCAATTATACTACAATAGTGAATATTTTGCAACCTGCATCATTGGACACAGAAGATAGATTAATATAAAGAAGCAGTTAATCACTCACGAGAATTGATGGTTGTTTTCCACCCTACCCAGCCACATTCCTCTTCCCTATTTTCTTAGAAATTGGCCTGAGTAGCTGCATTAGGTGGCCACACAGTATGCATAtagaaaatcaaaattttcaatgaaCACACAATGGAAGCCTTTAACCTGACTTGTAAGGAAGGCTTGTAAAGTACTTGATTTTCCATTTTGCACCTTATACTTAGAACATTGTATTTCTTGCTGCTTGATAAATGAGAGGTTATTGATTCTTTTTGAATCTCTCATTTAATAATTGATACATCTGGTGCATTCTTCATGTTTAATTTCcaagttttatatatatatgcttgTCTTTTAAATTTCAGCCTTTGGTCAgcttttaaatttaataatatattattttaattttttatacctACTTTTACGGTATCGGTTATTCAAAAAATTAGGGAAGttatttgctttttattttctctctcctCTAAAGGCTGAATAAAGgacaatttttaaaagatatctagttgcactatatatatatatattaagttgTAGATTCTACCATCATGAATGTTTTAATCAAATACTTTTGTTTTTGGGCTGTATTACCGATCTGGATGGGTGTGTCTCTCTGAATTGTCAAAAATTCTGACTCTGTTTTGAATTCTCCTGTTGTACACTGTTGAATGCATTCAAAAGAGACGTGCAATTGTTAATTTTGGGTTTTTACTTGCTAAAAAAATTGGCTTTATAATGCAGAAATTGTCACCAGATATGCCGCTTCAACTTGCTTCTGAGACTCTATTAAGAATGTTCAGGGCCAgagttcatcatcatcaccaagggcaGGTACTTCATAATTCTTTCCTTACGGATGGATTGCCCTAACCTCTGATCTTATTTTAACACGAGAAGAAAAGTACAAGGTAACTTAaattagactgagcagttaaGATGTGTAGTTGTTATCATGAAAATAATGGGCATGAGTCCCTCGGGAAAGTTTCTCCAAGTGAGCTTGAGCATATTCCTCAAGATTTTTGGCAAGTATAACCAATTTGCAAACACATTTTGACACCGTATGTGACTCATTTCAACTACCGTTTTGCTTAGTCTCTACCATATGATGATTTTTGTCCGATCATTATTCCTAGTGGGCTTGAACTATTCTTTTCCAAAAAATTCCTCTCTAGACAATCATTTTGAAATAACAATTTGTGCTTTCTTTTGACCTGTGCCAGTTGAAAgattcaaaagaaaaaagaactcTTTAAATGGAACAGTATAAATGTGTACATGGATGCAGTGCCCAATAGTGTCCATGCTTTTGTAGCCAAGCCAGTTTAGTGCACCACTAATGTCAGTAGCTAAATTCTCTCAGATTGTGCATAATTTATCACGAGCCGTAGACATGGATGCAAGATTGTCGAGATTGGAGGAAAGATCAAGGAATGTTCAGATTAATGATGAGAGTCTCTGTGACTCCTGTGATGCACGCCTTGGTACAAAGCTATTCGCAATGTACCCGGATGACACTGTAATATGTTACAAGGTTTGTACTCAACCTCTTCTCTCAATTGATGGCACTTTTGTTTCTATCCATTCATATCCCATCCATAATTTTTCTGGTAGACTGTTGCCAAATGCATCTTTTAGAATGTCTTGATGTGCATTGCTGGGTAACAAGGTAAATTTTAGGATTCGGTGGTATGAGGCTTCAGTCCCATGTTAAAATTATGGAATTCTGATGCAGCTTTTGCAGTGTGTTTCTAGCTATCCATTACAAATGAGCAGCAACACTTTGAAATGTTTGCCTATGGAGCTAGTCAAGCCTTGCATGAAAATTGTGTTTTTCTTTCATCTATTTATACTCATTGCACCCTTTGCATTGATGTAATTATCAAGTTTAGCTTCGCTATATGTCACCCTTTAAGCGCGGCCCTTCCCTGGACCCTGTGTTAATGTGGAATGTTTGTTACCGGACTGTCTTTTCATTTATACCCATTGCACAAGTGATGTCCCAAACATTAACACCAAAATATTGTTTAGGTCCATAAAGAGATCCTTTTAAGTTAACCTCTATTAATACAT from Arachis ipaensis cultivar K30076 chromosome B09, Araip1.1, whole genome shotgun sequence includes these protein-coding regions:
- the LOC107618161 gene encoding transforming growth factor-beta receptor-associated protein 1 isoform X3 → MAKGEVSSMSRTVIEPLSQFDLSSHSRATTIRSLAVATSPSDPQHAFLYVGTYSGTLFSLSTNLNNSASSNGSDHPKHNGGTGESTFLHKLSFQRSVSVGDSPVESIFVLVELGKVLVLSEGSLFLVDSELTNHAARLSFPKGVSVVARRVRSGAESEGSGEQASSSSGGGGQRFLKRLGSGVRVNGLRVNKEGEAHGEGNSVFAVVAGKRLLLVELVLGGGGTGSLVILKEIQFVDGVISTMVWLDDSIIVGTANGYSLISSVTGQSGVIFSLPDVSRPPRLKLLRKEWRVLLLVDNVGIIVDPHGQPVGGSLVFRHGLDSVEEISSYVVIVSDGKIELYHKRSGSCVQVLPFGGEGIGPCIVASEEDRGGKLVAVATATKVVCYQKLRSEEQIKDLLRKKNYKGAVSLVEELEAEGEMPKDLLSFVHAQVGFLLLFDLHFEEAVDHFLLSETMQPSEVFPFIMQDPNRWSLLVPRNRYWGLHPPPAPLEVVVDDGLMTIQRASFLRKAGVETIVDNDLFLNPPNRADLLESAIKNISRYLEACREKDLTQSVREGVDTLLMYLYRALNRVEDMERLASSTNWCVVEELEQMLEESGHLRTLAFLCASKGMSSKAVSIWRILARNYSSGLWIDTALNNNNNNIRDSRENLVSGKEIAAAEAAKILEESSDQDLILQHLGWIADISQVLAVKVLTSDRRVVQLNPDEVVTAIDPQKVEILQRFLQWLIEEQDCNDTQLHTLYALSLAKSAIEAFESENLDSGNTESTSGISIFQTSVRKRLQVFLQSSDLYDPEEVLDLIEGSELWLEKAILYRRLGQETLVLQILALKLEDSEAAEEYCAEIGRPDAYMQLLEMYLDPQDGKEPMFNAAVRLLHNHGESLDPLQVLEKLSPDMPLQLASETLLRMFRARVHHHHQGQVLHNSFLTDGLP
- the LOC107618161 gene encoding transforming growth factor-beta receptor-associated protein 1 isoform X1, whose product is MAKGEVSSMSRTVIEPLSQFDLSSHSRATTIRSLAVATSPSDPQHAFLYVGTYSGTLFSLSTNLNNSASSNGSDHPKHNGGTGESTFLHKLSFQRSVSVGDSPVESIFVLVELGKVLVLSEGSLFLVDSELTNHAARLSFPKGVSVVARRVRSGAESEGSGEQASSSSGGGGQRFLKRLGSGVRVNGLRVNKEGEAHGEGNSVFAVVAGKRLLLVELVLGGGGTGSLVILKEIQFVDGVISTMVWLDDSIIVGTANGYSLISSVTGQSGVIFSLPDVSRPPRLKLLRKEWRVLLLVDNVGIIVDPHGQPVGGSLVFRHGLDSVEEISSYVVIVSDGKIELYHKRSGSCVQVLPFGGEGIGPCIVASEEDRGGKLVAVATATKVVCYQKLRSEEQIKDLLRKKNYKGAVSLVEELEAEGEMPKDLLSFVHAQVGFLLLFDLHFEEAVDHFLLSETMQPSEVFPFIMQDPNRWSLLVPRNRYWGLHPPPAPLEVVVDDGLMTIQRASFLRKAGVETIVDNDLFLNPPNRADLLESAIKNISRYLEACREKDLTQSVREGVDTLLMYLYRALNRVEDMERLASSTNWCVVEELEQMLEESGHLRTLAFLCASKGMSSKAVSIWRILARNYSSGLWIDTALNNNNNNIRDSRENLVSGKEIAAAEAAKILEESSDQDLILQHLGWIADISQVLAVKVLTSDRRVVQLNPDEVVTAIDPQKVEILQRFLQWLIEEQDCNDTQLHTLYALSLAKSAIEAFESENLDSGNTESTSGISIFQTSVRKRLQVFLQSSDLYDPEEVLDLIEGSELWLEKAILYRRLGQETLVLQILALKLEDSEAAEEYCAEIGRPDAYMQLLEMYLDPQDGKEPMFNAAVRLLHNHGESLDPLQVLEKLSPDMPLQLASETLLRMFRARVHHHHQGQIVHNLSRAVDMDARLSRLEERSRNVQINDESLCDSCDARLGTKLFAMYPDDTVICYKLLQCVSSYPLQMSSNTLKCLPMELVKPCMKIVFFFHLFILIAPFALM
- the LOC107618161 gene encoding transforming growth factor-beta receptor-associated protein 1 isoform X4 codes for the protein MAKGEVSSMSRTVIEPLSQFDLSSHSRATTIRSLAVATSPSDPQHAFLYVGTYSGTLFSLSTNLNNSASSNGSDHPKHNGGTGESTFLHKLSFQRSVSVGDSPVESIFVLVELGKVLVLSEGSLFLVDSELTNHAARLSFPKGVSVVARRVRSGAESEGSGEQASSSSGGGGQRFLKRLGSGVRVNGLRVNKEGEAHGEGNSVFAVVAGKRLLLVELVLGGGGTGSLVILKEIQFVDGVISTMVWLDDSIIVGTANGYSLISSVTGQSGVIFSLPDVSRPPRLKLLRKEWRVLLLVDNVGIIVDPHGQPVGGSLVFRHGLDSVEEISSYVVIVSDGKIELYHKRSGSCVQVLPFGGEGIGPCIVASEEDRGGKLVAVATATKVVCYQKLRSEEQIKDLLRKKNYKGAVSLVEELEAEGEMPKDLLSFVHAQVGFLLLFDLHFEEAVDHFLLSETMQPSEVFPFIMQDPNRWSLLVPRNRYWGLHPPPAPLEVVVDDGLMTIQRASFLRKAGVETIVDNDLFLNPPNRADLLESAIKNISRYLEACREKDLTQSVREGVDTLLMYLYRALNRVEDMERLASSTNWCVVEELEQMLEESGHLRTLAFLCASKGMSSKAVSIWRILARNYSSGLWIDTALNNNNNNIRDSRENLVSGKEIAAAEAAKILEESSDQDLILQHLGWIADISQVLAVKVLTSDRRVVQLNPDEVVTAIDPQKVEILQRFLQWLIEEQDCNDTQLHTLYALSLAKSAIEAFESENLDSGNTESTSGISIFQTSVRKRLQVFLQSSDLYDPEEVLDLIEGSELWLEKAILYRRLGQETLVLQILALKLEDSEAAEEYCAEIGRPDAYMQLLEMYLDPQDGKEPMFNAAVRLLHNHGESLDPLQVLEKLSPDMPLQLASETLLRMFRARVHHHHQGQLKDSKEKRTL
- the LOC107618161 gene encoding transforming growth factor-beta receptor-associated protein 1 isoform X2; its protein translation is MAKGEVSSMSRTVIEPLSQFDLSSHSRATTIRSLAVATSPSDPQHAFLYVGTYSGTLFSLSTNLNNSASSNGSDHPKHNGGTGESTFLHKLSFQRSVSVGDSPVESIFVLVELGKVLVLSEGSLFLVDSELTNHAARLSFPKGVSVVARRVRSGAESEGSGEQASSSSGGGGQRFLKRLGSGVRVNGLRVNKEGEAHGEGNSVFAVVAGKRLLLVELVLGGGGTGSLVILKEIQFVDGVISTMVWLDDSIIVGTANGYSLISSVTGQSGVIFSLPDVSRPPRLKLLRKEWRVLLLVDNVGIIVDPHGQPVGGSLVFRHGLDSVEEISSYVVIVSDGKIELYHKRSGSCVQVLPFGGEGIGPCIVASEEDRGGKLVAVATATKVVCYQKLRSEEQIKDLLRKKNYKGAVSLVEELEAEGEMPKDLLSFVHAQVGFLLLFDLHFEEAVDHFLLSETMQPSEVFPFIMQDPNRWSLLVPRNRYWGLHPPPAPLEVVVDDGLMTIQRASFLRKAGVETIVDNDLFLNPPNRADLLESAIKNISRYLEACREKDLTQSVREGVDTLLMYLYRALNRVEDMERLASSTNWCVVEELEQMLEESGHLRTLAFLCASKGMSSKAVSIWRILARNYSSGLWIDTALNNNNNNIRDSRENLVSGKEIAAAEAAKILEESSDQDLILQHLGWIADISQVLAVKVLTSDRRVVQLNPDEVVTAIDPQKVEILQRFLQWLIEEQDCNDTQLHTLYALSLAKSAIEAFESENLDSGNTESTSGISIFQTSVRKRLQVFLQSSDLYDPEEVLDLIEGSELWLEKAILYRRLGQETLVLQILALKLEDSEAAEEYCAEIGRPDAYMQLLEMYLDPQDGKEPMFNAAVRLLHNHGESLDPLQVLEKLSPDMPLQLASETLLRMFRARVHHHHQGQIVHNLSRAVDMDARLSRLEERSRNVQINDESLCDSCDARLGTKLFAMYPDDTVICYKCYRRQGESVSVSGRNFKEDVLIKPGWLVSR